The Maniola hyperantus unplaced genomic scaffold, iAphHyp1.2, whole genome shotgun sequence genome contains a region encoding:
- the LOC138404644 gene encoding uncharacterized protein: MLYAAAVWAPAVDKLGIQKQLKVVQRGFAQKLCRAYRTTSLNSALLLAGILPLDLRIREAAVLYGARRGVFQRAIGDREVERMFPALQSPHPAQHIDLDFKCLVDQAQLMDNNGHDLNIFTDGSKIEGKVGAALSMWSGAAETKTLKLALPSFCTVYQAELLAICRATRIAADNLARSVGIYSDSLSALQTTINPEALHPLAVEARDHLRRALLRDKHVNLFWIKAHAGLEGNERADYLAKEAALKSKRAFDYDSCPVSFIRRGIRMHSLDEWNRRYQTSETAGVTRVFFPDAIAAYRTIGKIKVDRFVTQVLSGHGGFSEYLHRFKCKESPSCVCDPGCSESVLHVLLDCPVYDYDRYNIESKIGMKLSKGTVSEIIFSKKHRDCFLEYCKKLCIAVNNRNKV; this comes from the coding sequence ATGTTGTACGCGGCCGCCGTCTGGGCGCCGGCCGTGGACAAACTCGGCATACAAAAACAGCTAAAAGTGGTACAGCGAGGCTTTGCGCAGAAGCTGTGCAGAGCATACCGCACCACCTCCCTGAACTCAGCACTGTTGCTCGCTGGGATACTCCCACTCGACCTGCGCATCCGCGAAGCCGCGGTGTTGTATGGCGCGAGGCGAGGGGTGTTCCAGCGTGCAATAGGGGATCGAGAGGTGGAGCGGATGTTCCCGGCACTGCAGTCCCCGCATCCCGCTCAGCATATCGACCTCGATTTCAAGTGTCTGGTGGACCAGGCGCAACTCATGGACAACAATGGCCATGACCTTAACATCTTTACAGACGGCAGCAAGATTGAGGGCAAGGTGGGTGCGGCGCTATCCATGTGGAGCGGTGCCGCCGAAACCAAAACCCTCAAGCTCGCTTTGCCGTCCTTTTGTACAGTCTACCAGGCGGAACTCTTGGCGATATGCAGGGCGACGCGGATAGCAGCGGATAACTTGGCCAGGTCAGTCGGTATATATTCTGACTCTCTGTCTGCATTGCAGACAACAATCAATCCGGAGGCCCTTCATCCCCTGGCCGTTGAAGCGCGAGACCATCTGCGTAGGGCTTTGCTCCGGGATAAACATGTGAATTTGTTCTGGATCAAAGCCCACGCGGGGCTAGAGGGGAACGAGCGTGCCGACTATCTGGCCAAGGAAGCCGCGCTCAAGTCTAAGCGTGCTTTTGACTACGACAGCTGCCCGGTCTCGTTCATCAGGCGAGGCATTCGTATGCACTCGCTTGATGAATGGAACCGGCGATATCAGACCAGTGAAACGGCTGGTGTAACCAGGGTTTTCTTCCCCGATGCGATAGCCGCGTACCGGACTATCGGTAAAATAAAGGTTGACAGGTTTGTCACCCAGGTGTTGTCGGGGCACGGTGGATTCTCCGAGTACTTGCACCGTTTCAAGTGTAAGGAGAGTCCGTCGTGCGTCTGCGACCCTGGATGTTCGGAGTCTGTGCTCCACGTCCTTCTGGACTGCCCGGTCTATGATTATGATAGATATAATATAGAAAGTAAAATAGGAATGAAATTGAGTAAAGGTACAGTGTCGGAAATCATCTTTAGTAAAAAACATAGAGACTGTTTCCtagaatattgtaaaaaattatgtatagcggtaaataatagaaataaggtgtaa